From Cryobacterium sp. GrIS_2_6:
ATAGACGATTGTCTATGCTTTGGGAATCCCCGGCCCCGTTCCAGCCCGGCCCGCACTAACCAATTCGACGGAGTTTTTGCCCAAAACACGCCCAAACAGCCCGCTAACGTGCCAGAAACGCAAAATCTCCGTCGAATTGGTTAGGGGCAGGGGCTAGCCGAAGCGGCCGTTGACGTAGTCGGCGGTGCGGCTGTCGATCGGATTGCCGAACATCGCGTCGGTCGGCCCGTGCTCCACGATGCCGCCAGGGGTGCCCTGGGCGGCAAGGAAGAACGCGCAGTTCTGCGAGACGCGCTGGGCCTGTTGCATGTTGTGGGTCACGATCACGATCGTGACCTCGTGGGCGAGCTCGAGCATGGTCTCCTCGATCACCCGCGTCGAGGTCGGGTCGAGGGCCGAGCAGGGTTCGTCCATCAAGAGGATGCGGGGGGTCACCGCGAGCGACCTGGCGATGCACAGTCGCTGCTGCTGTCCGCCGGAGAGTCCGGAACCGGGGGCGCGCAGCCGGTCGCGCACCTCCTTCCAGAGTCCGGCCTTGGTCAGGCAGCTCTCGACGAGGAAGTCCTTCTCATCGTTGGAGGCGCGCTTGCCGGTGAGGGTGAGCCCGGCGATGACATTGTCGTAGATCGACATGGCCGGGAACGGATTGGGCTTCTGGAACACCATGCCGATGCTCTTGCGGGCGTCGACGAGCTTGCGTTCCGGGTCGTAGATGTCCTCGCCGTCGAGGAGGACTTCACCGGCGAGGCTCGCGGACGGCACGAGCTCGTGCATCCGGTTCAGGATGCGCAGGAACGTGGACTTGCCGCAGCCCGACGGTCCGATCAGGGAGGTGATGATGCCGGCCGGCATGGTGAGGTTCACCCGGTCGAGCACCTGGCGTTCGCCGAACCACGCCGAGACGTTCCGGCCCTCGAGCGTTGCGAGTGGTGCGATCTCGCGCACGGGCGGGCTGAAGCTCGCGTAGACCCCGGCATCGGCGGCTGACGGTCGCTTCAGCCAGGGCGCGCTGAACCCTCCGAGCCGGGGAGGCTTGACCGGCGGGTCGGCCATAACCTCGGGCCGGGCCTCGGTCCTCGCCTGCGCGCGCTGCTTGCGGTCACGCCGGGCCGGTCCCTTCACCGGCGGCAGCACCTGGGTGAGCTCGTCGTTCTGCACATCGTCGGTCATGACACTCGTTTCATTGGTCTACAGCAGTTTCGGGACTGAAGCAGGTTCGGGACTACAGCAGGTTCGGAAGGAGGCGCACGAGCTGGTCGGCCACGAAGAGCCCCCCGACGGTGACAACCGGAAGGAAGACGA
This genomic window contains:
- a CDS encoding phosphate ABC transporter ATP-binding protein; this translates as MAPLATLEGRNVSAWFGERQVLDRVNLTMPAGIITSLIGPSGCGKSTFLRILNRMHELVPSASLAGEVLLDGEDIYDPERKLVDARKSIGMVFQKPNPFPAMSIYDNVIAGLTLTGKRASNDEKDFLVESCLTKAGLWKEVRDRLRAPGSGLSGGQQQRLCIARSLAVTPRILLMDEPCSALDPTSTRVIEETMLELAHEVTIVIVTHNMQQAQRVSQNCAFFLAAQGTPGGIVEHGPTDAMFGNPIDSRTADYVNGRFG